From one Paenibacillus terrae HPL-003 genomic stretch:
- a CDS encoding CPBP family intramembrane glutamic endopeptidase, with the protein MNPIGKPVVLTANFKRLGLLGAIGLICFFVFQLLIPSFSNPNPEALANAKVISKQEAVLHALDFARSELGYTELRSKEPLVTYQAETDLYGYLSREKLLQQYDRTWKKSYPYETFRVDLPEPSSKSKLQIHVDLSTGKVVSFKRMTSSTSYTQADISTDEQARSRLVRAAEGDMTLDAKEQAAVAWVKRFGFNPSDLKLATTEGEGGLKYTVNDKKIGSSVLTLAFTFEDGDVRSFTQSFSAPSSYTDYVKKQTYWANWMTYAGYALLSMVLGILAIVYASLTRRHTSFVRGIVLSIVYFAASMAGTFNMLPILQAEAGGQGALIFLMILQVVVSFVMAVAIYFSLVGGDGLMRKVGLNAWPRAKEPGYGLYVLRSMYIGYLWAFILLGVQSILFFVLERTLNTFSTTDATQSPYNMAYPWLLPIMAWMAGIGEEAVYRLFGIPMVKKIVRNTFVACLITTLIWALGHTLYPIYPVISRPIELTFLGLLFSFVFLRYGFIAAMFSHIIFDSILMGLSVITLGNSVNLFAGIFWIVLPAIVAYIMYWFSPKKPNRVMFEPIRKEEPYSTTLPPEGQL; encoded by the coding sequence ATGAATCCTATCGGGAAACCGGTCGTGCTCACGGCCAACTTCAAAAGATTAGGCTTACTGGGCGCGATTGGCCTGATTTGCTTTTTTGTCTTTCAATTGCTTATTCCCTCATTTAGTAATCCGAATCCGGAGGCGCTGGCGAATGCCAAGGTCATCAGCAAGCAGGAAGCAGTCTTACACGCGCTAGATTTCGCCCGCTCTGAGCTGGGCTATACCGAATTACGATCTAAGGAGCCTCTGGTGACCTATCAGGCCGAAACGGACCTGTACGGTTATTTATCCAGAGAAAAGCTGCTTCAACAGTATGACCGTACATGGAAAAAAAGTTATCCTTACGAAACCTTCCGGGTCGATTTACCTGAACCTTCTTCGAAGAGCAAGTTGCAAATTCATGTGGATTTGTCCACTGGCAAAGTCGTTAGCTTTAAACGAATGACCTCCAGCACCAGTTACACACAAGCTGATATTTCTACGGATGAGCAAGCACGTAGCAGGCTTGTACGTGCAGCCGAGGGAGACATGACGCTGGATGCAAAGGAGCAGGCAGCGGTAGCTTGGGTGAAACGCTTTGGCTTTAATCCGTCGGACTTGAAGCTCGCGACAACCGAAGGCGAGGGTGGATTGAAGTATACCGTGAACGATAAGAAAATCGGTTCCTCGGTGCTTACACTGGCTTTTACTTTTGAAGACGGGGATGTTCGCTCGTTTACACAAAGCTTTTCTGCCCCATCGTCCTATACGGATTATGTCAAAAAACAAACGTACTGGGCAAACTGGATGACCTACGCGGGTTATGCCTTATTAAGCATGGTCTTGGGCATACTTGCCATCGTATACGCCTCACTCACACGACGCCACACTTCCTTTGTACGCGGCATTGTTCTGTCCATTGTATATTTTGCTGCCAGTATGGCAGGGACATTTAACATGCTTCCTATACTGCAAGCAGAAGCAGGCGGCCAGGGAGCGCTTATATTTCTTATGATTTTGCAAGTCGTGGTTTCCTTTGTAATGGCTGTAGCGATCTACTTCTCCTTGGTCGGCGGTGACGGGCTGATGCGCAAGGTTGGACTGAATGCATGGCCACGCGCCAAAGAGCCAGGCTATGGGCTGTATGTGCTTCGCAGTATGTACATTGGCTACTTGTGGGCCTTTATTTTACTTGGGGTACAATCCATTTTGTTCTTTGTATTGGAGCGCACACTTAATACGTTCTCCACAACAGATGCCACACAGTCTCCTTACAACATGGCTTATCCATGGCTACTGCCGATTATGGCTTGGATGGCAGGTATTGGAGAGGAAGCCGTATACCGTCTGTTTGGTATTCCAATGGTGAAAAAAATAGTGAGAAATACTTTTGTTGCCTGTCTGATCACCACGTTGATTTGGGCACTGGGGCACACACTGTATCCGATCTATCCAGTCATTTCCAGACCGATTGAGCTGACCTTCCTTGGGTTGCTGTTCAGTTTTGTGTTTCTGCGTTACGGCTTTATTGCCGCCATGTTCAGCCACATTATTTTTGACAGCATTCTGATGGGACTGAGTGTGATAACGTTGGGAAATAGCGTGAACCTGTTCGCAGGTATATTCTGGATCGTGCTCCCTGCCATTGTAGCCTATATCATGTATTGGTTTAGTCCAAAGAAGCCAAATCGAGTCATGTTTGAGCCCATAAGAAAAGAAGAGCCGTATTCTACGACTCTTCCTCCCGAAGGGCAGCTATAA
- the uvrC gene encoding excinuclease ABC subunit UvrC, translated as MESYAEDLRNQEKALENIRHKLALLPDASGCYLMKNSEGTIIYVGKAKVLKNRVRSYFTGSHNGKTQRLVSDIRDFEYIVTGSNMEALILECNLIKKHQPRYNVLLKDDKTFPYLKITNEEHPKLEVTRRVLKDKAKYFGPYPNSYAAHQTKKLLDRMYPLRKCGVMPKEVCLYYHMHQCLGPCVKEVEQETYDQIGQEIGSFLSGGHEEIKKDLQRKMQEAAEELYFERAKELRDQIISIDAMMEKQKITTADAKDRDVFGFSVDKGWMCVQILYVRKGKMIERHMSTFPFYGEAYSDFMSYVTQYYSDNPAVPQEILLPDTPKLMEQAEQGDVGQSAVVEVVPHTATTEGTGQTSYDAVQEAGTVPDVQHAEHPSERLDNAQLVAEERVSYGEATDRDHTETQLSGGLEEPATAALALAEWLDVKVLVPQRGLKKQMTGMATENARVALDEKFKLIERDEERTSKAASNLGRAIGLDSLHRVEAFDNSNIQGSDPVSAMIVFIDGKPAKKEYRKYKIRSVQGPDDYETMREVIRRRYERVLKENLEPPNLIVVDGGRGQIKAAVDVLENELGLFIPVCGLVKDAKHRTSQLLVGDSPEAVTLARNSEEFYLLQRIQDEVHRFAITFHREQRGKSMVTSRLDSIPGIGEKRRKLLLKHFGSLKKIREASVEDFRPLSIGDKLARQIIAALREEES; from the coding sequence ATGGAATCTTATGCGGAGGACTTGCGTAATCAGGAGAAGGCGCTGGAGAACATACGACACAAATTAGCGTTGCTGCCAGATGCATCGGGCTGTTACTTGATGAAGAACAGCGAGGGCACCATCATTTATGTCGGCAAGGCCAAAGTGCTGAAAAACCGGGTCCGTTCTTATTTTACAGGCAGCCATAACGGCAAGACGCAGCGACTGGTTTCCGATATCCGTGATTTTGAATATATCGTTACGGGCAGTAATATGGAGGCGCTCATTCTGGAGTGCAACCTGATTAAAAAGCATCAGCCGCGCTATAACGTACTGTTGAAGGATGACAAAACCTTTCCGTATTTGAAAATTACGAACGAGGAGCACCCCAAGCTGGAGGTGACCCGGCGCGTTCTGAAAGATAAAGCAAAATATTTTGGCCCTTATCCTAATTCTTACGCGGCACATCAGACGAAGAAGCTGCTGGACCGGATGTACCCGTTACGCAAGTGTGGTGTGATGCCGAAGGAAGTGTGCCTTTATTATCATATGCATCAATGCTTGGGGCCTTGTGTGAAAGAGGTTGAGCAGGAAACGTATGATCAGATTGGTCAGGAGATCGGTTCTTTTTTGAGTGGTGGGCATGAGGAAATAAAAAAAGATCTTCAACGTAAAATGCAGGAAGCCGCAGAGGAACTGTACTTTGAGCGTGCCAAGGAGCTGCGTGACCAGATTATCAGCATTGATGCGATGATGGAAAAGCAGAAAATCACGACAGCCGATGCGAAGGACCGCGATGTATTCGGATTTTCGGTGGATAAGGGCTGGATGTGTGTGCAGATCCTATATGTTCGTAAAGGTAAAATGATCGAAAGGCATATGTCTACGTTTCCTTTTTATGGGGAGGCTTACAGCGATTTTATGTCCTATGTAACGCAATATTATAGTGATAACCCGGCGGTGCCGCAGGAAATATTGCTACCGGATACACCGAAGCTGATGGAACAGGCGGAACAGGGGGATGTCGGCCAATCGGCTGTGGTGGAAGTTGTTCCTCACACTGCAACAACCGAGGGAACCGGACAGACCAGTTACGATGCTGTACAAGAAGCAGGGACAGTGCCGGATGTGCAGCATGCAGAGCATCCGTCCGAGCGTCTCGATAATGCACAGCTAGTGGCAGAGGAGCGTGTTTCTTATGGAGAAGCAACGGATCGAGACCATACAGAAACCCAACTGTCAGGCGGGCTGGAGGAACCAGCTACGGCGGCTCTAGCTCTGGCTGAATGGCTGGATGTAAAGGTACTGGTTCCTCAGCGTGGACTGAAAAAGCAAATGACAGGGATGGCTACGGAAAATGCACGGGTCGCTTTGGATGAGAAGTTTAAGCTGATTGAACGGGACGAGGAACGGACATCCAAGGCTGCAAGCAATCTGGGGCGTGCGATTGGGCTGGATAGCCTGCATCGCGTGGAGGCGTTTGATAACTCAAACATACAGGGGTCCGATCCAGTCTCGGCAATGATTGTGTTCATTGATGGCAAGCCGGCCAAGAAGGAGTACCGTAAATATAAAATCCGTTCAGTGCAGGGGCCGGATGATTATGAAACGATGCGTGAGGTTATTCGGCGTCGATATGAACGTGTGCTCAAGGAGAATTTGGAGCCTCCGAATTTGATCGTCGTCGATGGTGGACGCGGACAGATTAAGGCCGCTGTGGATGTGCTGGAGAATGAACTGGGTTTGTTCATTCCTGTGTGTGGTCTGGTGAAGGATGCCAAGCATAGAACCTCTCAACTACTGGTGGGGGATTCTCCTGAGGCCGTCACACTGGCCCGCAACAGTGAAGAATTTTACCTGCTGCAACGGATTCAGGACGAGGTTCACCGATTCGCCATTACATTCCATCGAGAGCAACGGGGCAAATCCATGGTAACCTCTCGTTTGGACTCGATTCCGGGAATTGGCGAGAAGCGGCGTAAGCTGCTGCTTAAGCATTTTGGCTCGCTTAAAAAAATAAGAGAGGCCAGCGTCGAAGACTTCCGGCCTCTCTCTATCGGTGATAAGCTTGCGCGTCAGATTATAGCTGCCCTTCGGGAGGAAGAGTCGTAG
- the trxA gene encoding thioredoxin translates to MAIVNVSDQSFNTEVEGTGTVLVDFWAPWCGPCKMIAPILEDLSTEVGDSVKIAKVNVDENPESASRFGVMSIPTLIVFKDGQPVDKVVGLNSKEALKSILTKHQ, encoded by the coding sequence ATGGCAATTGTTAACGTGTCCGACCAATCCTTCAACACAGAAGTCGAAGGCACAGGAACCGTTTTGGTTGATTTTTGGGCGCCATGGTGCGGTCCTTGCAAAATGATCGCTCCTATTCTGGAGGATCTGTCCACAGAAGTTGGCGACAGCGTCAAAATCGCGAAAGTGAACGTGGATGAAAATCCAGAGTCTGCTTCCCGTTTCGGCGTTATGAGCATTCCTACCCTGATCGTCTTCAAAGACGGACAGCCCGTTGATAAAGTGGTGGGTCTGAACTCCAAAGAAGCGCTGAAAAGCATCCTTACCAAACACCAGTAA
- the dnaI gene encoding primosomal protein DnaI: MESLGDLLQQMQNPSFRQRTRNVADQVLNDPLVQEFCAAHPDIDETQLRLNMSMLFQYTRDRRNCDNCPGLEQCPNDFQGHFCKLGVEYPNGTAEMVDIRTPCAKLVASQHEQRVRQRIKSFYVDERALLEGYNALEIARKDSQRMPAVTQLFRYIEETKSQGLSKKGLYLEGTFGTGKTFLMGYLLHELALSGMNGVIVYMPDFVEDLKSMIQEGQKLKETTEMLKNCDLLVFDDIGAENLSPWVRDHVMGSILNYRMNRKPTFYTSNYSLQGLEKHLSFTSKDGEELYKGQRLMDRIRPFVDVITVKGKNQRGSL, encoded by the coding sequence TTGGAATCACTGGGCGATTTGCTACAGCAGATGCAGAACCCTTCGTTTCGCCAGCGCACGCGCAATGTGGCCGATCAGGTTCTCAATGATCCGCTGGTGCAGGAATTTTGCGCTGCGCATCCCGATATTGACGAAACACAACTGCGATTAAACATGAGCATGCTTTTCCAGTATACCCGGGATCGTCGGAATTGCGACAACTGTCCGGGTCTCGAACAGTGTCCTAACGATTTTCAGGGACATTTTTGCAAGCTGGGCGTGGAATATCCGAATGGTACAGCCGAAATGGTGGACATCCGTACCCCTTGCGCCAAACTGGTAGCTTCACAGCACGAACAGCGGGTGCGTCAGCGGATTAAAAGCTTTTACGTGGATGAGCGTGCGCTTTTGGAAGGCTATAATGCCCTTGAGATTGCGCGTAAGGACTCACAACGTATGCCCGCAGTCACACAGCTATTTCGTTACATCGAAGAAACGAAAAGCCAGGGCTTATCCAAAAAAGGACTTTACCTGGAAGGTACGTTTGGTACGGGTAAAACCTTTTTAATGGGGTATCTGCTGCACGAGCTGGCCCTGTCCGGGATGAACGGTGTGATCGTGTATATGCCTGATTTTGTGGAGGACTTAAAGTCCATGATTCAGGAAGGGCAAAAGCTGAAGGAAACGACCGAAATGCTTAAAAATTGTGATCTGCTCGTATTTGATGACATTGGAGCCGAAAATTTGAGTCCATGGGTACGGGATCATGTGATGGGCTCGATTTTGAATTACCGGATGAACCGCAAGCCTACCTTTTATACTTCAAATTACTCGTTGCAGGGGCTGGAGAAGCATCTGAGCTTTACGAGCAAGGACGGTGAGGAATTATACAAGGGGCAGCGTTTGATGGACCGGATTCGTCCTTTTGTAGACGTCATTACTGTCAAAGGGAAAAATCAGCGAGGGTCATTGTAA
- a CDS encoding DnaD domain protein translates to MRMKNLLHYTENHRYCVYREFSLSALDELMLGSVYQPMVGAFAVSLYRLLFQHVPVGQIGYSPLEQQRRLFLTLGLEPSEKGRKYLIEQTSKLEAVGLLQTSRLYAPETDDYMYEYEMQPPLAPADFFRTQHLTLLLRDKIGKFAVLSLRESLWSSEAAEWSQSSYNKENISIPFYELFELNTHVIDYELEQALSEVSSGRHSGALAAESEEGLNYADIILRFPRESVNRKHVERLRFEHEQLGMVNYVVRKFDLSVQDISRLLDEDGIFTEAGDLLLDELQLRASQHSRQDRKRQEEQQVQAAKVVALRQREAATPEEPPAEQAVEMEFYVEVPPQFTAKCDIHQYNMMLRNEPYRRLLQTFFPGTVPGNLLDIFEKIDISYKLPGEVINVLIHYLMSLLVSGSDQRINRNFVEAVASNMLLKQVSTYEKAVQYIRDQAKVKGKQSAASPSSARSRSYAKNSGPSKPAIPIVQDHPAEEPVSEEELDELLRLAERMQSGKQKKV, encoded by the coding sequence ATGCGGATGAAAAACCTGCTGCACTATACTGAGAACCACCGCTACTGCGTTTATCGGGAATTCAGCCTGAGCGCACTGGATGAATTGATGCTGGGAAGCGTCTATCAGCCGATGGTAGGCGCATTTGCGGTCAGCCTCTATCGGCTATTGTTCCAGCATGTGCCAGTCGGACAGATCGGTTATTCGCCGCTGGAGCAGCAGCGTCGTCTTTTTCTGACACTAGGGCTGGAGCCAAGTGAGAAGGGACGCAAGTATCTAATTGAACAGACCTCCAAGCTGGAGGCTGTCGGTCTGTTGCAGACGTCCAGGCTGTATGCACCGGAAACGGACGACTATATGTATGAATATGAGATGCAGCCACCGCTTGCGCCTGCCGATTTTTTCAGAACTCAGCATCTTACACTTTTGTTGAGAGACAAAATCGGCAAGTTTGCAGTGCTTTCTCTGCGAGAATCGCTGTGGAGCAGCGAAGCTGCGGAATGGTCGCAATCTTCCTATAATAAAGAGAATATATCTATTCCGTTTTACGAGTTATTTGAGTTGAACACCCATGTCATTGATTACGAGTTGGAGCAGGCGCTGTCCGAGGTGTCTTCGGGTCGTCATAGTGGGGCGTTGGCCGCAGAGTCGGAGGAAGGGCTGAATTATGCAGACATCATTCTCCGTTTTCCGCGTGAATCCGTTAATCGCAAGCATGTGGAGCGTCTCCGTTTTGAGCATGAGCAGTTAGGCATGGTCAATTACGTTGTTCGCAAATTTGACTTATCTGTACAGGACATCAGCCGCTTGCTGGATGAGGACGGCATTTTTACCGAAGCAGGCGATTTGTTGCTAGACGAGCTTCAGCTTCGGGCAAGCCAGCATTCCAGACAGGATCGGAAACGTCAGGAGGAACAGCAGGTGCAGGCCGCCAAAGTGGTTGCCTTGCGCCAGAGAGAAGCTGCCACTCCAGAAGAGCCGCCTGCGGAGCAAGCCGTGGAGATGGAATTTTATGTGGAGGTACCACCACAGTTCACAGCCAAGTGCGACATTCACCAATATAATATGATGCTGCGCAATGAGCCTTACCGACGTTTGCTGCAAACCTTTTTCCCCGGCACGGTTCCAGGTAACCTGCTGGATATATTCGAAAAGATTGATATCAGCTACAAGCTGCCTGGTGAAGTAATTAACGTGCTTATCCATTATTTAATGTCCCTGCTGGTGTCAGGAAGCGATCAGCGGATCAACCGAAACTTTGTCGAGGCCGTTGCTTCCAACATGCTGTTAAAGCAGGTAAGTACCTACGAAAAGGCTGTTCAATATATACGTGATCAAGCCAAGGTAAAAGGCAAGCAGTCCGCTGCCTCTCCTTCCAGCGCCCGTTCGCGTTCGTATGCCAAAAACAGCGGCCCATCCAAGCCAGCCATTCCCATCGTACAGGATCATCCTGCCGAGGAACCGGTATCCGAGGAGGAACTGGACGAACTGCTGCGCCTGGCTGAACGTATGCAATCGGGCAAACAGAAAAAGGTGTAG
- the hemQ gene encoding hydrogen peroxide-dependent heme synthase, with product MNQHQPQHPSSTPNEVASTLEGWYALHDFRSINWTAWKTADDEERAGALDELQEFMKEWSVTEEAGLGSSAIYTVIGQKADFVMLHLRETLEDLNKLENEFNKTTFAKYTTKNYSYVSVVELSNYLSKDEDPMQNPQIVARLKPVLNKARYICFYPMNKKRDLDDNWYMLSMDERRTLMRSHGLIGRSYAGKVKQIISGSVGFDDWEWGVTLFSDDALQFKKLIYEMRFDEVSARYGEFGSFYVGSVLNEETFEDMLKL from the coding sequence GTGAACCAACATCAACCTCAACACCCCTCATCAACGCCAAATGAAGTAGCATCCACGCTGGAAGGCTGGTATGCACTTCACGATTTTCGATCCATCAACTGGACGGCATGGAAAACAGCAGACGATGAAGAACGCGCCGGGGCGCTGGACGAGCTTCAAGAGTTTATGAAGGAATGGAGCGTTACCGAGGAAGCGGGTCTGGGTAGCTCTGCCATATATACTGTAATCGGACAAAAGGCTGATTTTGTTATGTTACATCTACGCGAAACGCTGGAAGACCTCAATAAACTCGAAAATGAATTTAACAAAACAACCTTTGCCAAATATACTACTAAAAACTACTCTTACGTGAGTGTGGTGGAGTTGAGCAACTATTTGAGCAAGGACGAAGATCCGATGCAAAATCCGCAAATTGTTGCACGTCTGAAGCCTGTTTTAAACAAGGCTCGATATATTTGCTTCTATCCGATGAACAAAAAACGCGATTTGGACGACAACTGGTACATGCTTTCGATGGACGAGCGCCGCACCCTGATGCGCAGTCATGGTTTGATCGGACGCAGCTACGCTGGCAAAGTGAAGCAAATCATTTCCGGTTCCGTCGGCTTTGACGATTGGGAATGGGGGGTTACGCTGTTCTCCGACGACGCCCTTCAATTCAAAAAGCTAATCTACGAAATGCGTTTTGATGAAGTTAGTGCCCGTTACGGTGAATTTGGCTCCTTCTATGTCGGCAGCGTGTTGAATGAAGAAACATTTGAAGACATGTTAAAGCTGTAA
- a CDS encoding ABC transporter permease yields the protein MKAFIEEWKLLISGKMVFIMLLVPIVVAVAFGFVFKNNQLNDASVAVVDLDHSSYSRQLINKLDASQYIDVRYVQENDTDPNLLLYNEKFFAVIYLPAGLEENRLKRVQSNIGFYVDNTVGQATGNLRSAVTEIVATENATLAGGGLKGMGMSDSQVTGLTSNMLLQQRLLYNPTNATLMTSVMGFINTVMISLIGATVLTIVPRLREEGRLKEELQHSYGLILRVIPYALVGCVSFFLSIGLLKQIGGLRFEANVWQISIPFLLYTITLSLFAMALGWSAANPGKASPRLMLIILPSFLLSGAQLPVAMLPPSLQYVSSILPLTWHFKFLRGMGFKGGSLKYFIPELGGFLILLSALLLLIFILIALEKRKLAKSEDAALVVEEPVLH from the coding sequence ATGAAGGCGTTTATAGAAGAATGGAAGCTCTTGATCAGTGGCAAAATGGTTTTTATTATGCTGCTCGTTCCTATCGTAGTAGCCGTAGCATTCGGATTTGTATTTAAAAATAACCAGCTTAACGATGCCTCTGTAGCTGTAGTGGATTTAGACCATAGCAGCTACAGCCGACAGCTTATTAATAAGCTGGATGCTTCGCAGTATATTGATGTACGCTATGTGCAAGAGAATGATACCGACCCGAATTTACTTTTATATAATGAAAAGTTTTTTGCAGTTATTTATCTTCCAGCGGGGCTGGAGGAGAACAGGCTTAAGAGAGTGCAGAGTAACATCGGCTTTTATGTAGATAACACGGTGGGCCAGGCCACAGGAAATCTACGTTCGGCGGTGACTGAAATCGTGGCGACGGAAAATGCGACGCTGGCTGGTGGTGGATTAAAGGGGATGGGAATGAGTGACAGTCAGGTAACAGGGCTTACCTCCAATATGCTGCTCCAGCAGCGGCTATTGTATAATCCTACCAATGCTACTTTAATGACTTCAGTCATGGGGTTCATAAATACAGTTATGATTTCGCTGATTGGTGCTACTGTGCTGACGATTGTCCCTCGCTTACGGGAGGAAGGACGATTAAAAGAAGAGCTGCAGCATTCGTACGGTCTGATTCTGAGGGTGATACCGTATGCGTTAGTAGGATGCGTATCCTTTTTTCTGTCCATTGGTTTACTCAAGCAGATCGGCGGACTCCGTTTTGAAGCGAATGTATGGCAGATAAGTATTCCATTTCTACTGTACACCATTACTTTGAGTTTGTTTGCGATGGCTCTGGGATGGAGTGCGGCGAATCCGGGAAAAGCTTCCCCACGTCTCATGCTGATTATACTGCCTTCCTTTTTACTGAGCGGCGCTCAATTGCCGGTAGCTATGCTACCCCCATCGTTGCAGTATGTAAGTAGCATTCTTCCATTAACCTGGCATTTCAAGTTTTTGAGAGGGATGGGATTCAAGGGCGGAAGTTTGAAGTATTTCATTCCTGAGTTGGGAGGATTTTTGATCCTGTTAAGTGCTTTGTTGCTTCTAATCTTTATTCTGATTGCTCTGGAAAAAAGAAAGCTTGCAAAAAGCGAGGATGCTGCTTTAGTCGTTGAAGAACCTGTGCTACACTAA
- a CDS encoding HlyD family secretion protein translates to MNKKIIVYVLLVAALGIGGTLMAMSGKDAVSMAATQKNTLLTADTVNAAFQGVGGRVNTIEVKEEQEVKKGDVLMTLDPVDLDLQIEKLKTDIAQADVKIKQAKDGLQNQSEKISTSEKQGQLDIQAAQAGESLLNQGTRAEDIQKQKLAIEAAQQSLDASLTGVETAKRNAEIAQKTVTSRQQALELAKVNYNRIKALYDAGAGTKADLDNAKNQLDSAQIALDTARDQVEIANNQITSASKQSDIAKNSIAQQQTALEKMEAGATAEEREQARIKTEKAKEALTQTSQTRKDVKNSEYNVDLLAQQKQALSVQLKTLELQRGRMVLKASTDGKVSRIIPKMGEIVATGATGVVIETKQLYYDIYVDEDSMSQFKAGGNVTSHVVALDKDIQGKVRYVTSAPQYTNMRMSRDKGLSDTSSFQVRVDVQRTSALLPGMTVEVVTK, encoded by the coding sequence ATGAATAAAAAGATCATCGTGTACGTTCTACTTGTTGCCGCGTTAGGTATTGGAGGTACGCTGATGGCTATGAGCGGCAAGGATGCTGTGAGTATGGCTGCCACACAAAAAAACACGCTGCTTACGGCAGATACCGTAAATGCTGCTTTTCAGGGTGTAGGTGGAAGAGTAAACACCATTGAGGTCAAAGAAGAACAAGAAGTGAAAAAAGGCGATGTGCTCATGACTCTTGATCCTGTAGACCTTGATCTGCAAATTGAAAAATTAAAAACGGATATCGCACAGGCTGATGTGAAAATAAAACAGGCTAAAGATGGACTGCAAAACCAGTCGGAAAAAATTTCAACTTCAGAAAAACAGGGACAACTGGATATTCAGGCTGCGCAAGCGGGAGAATCCCTGTTGAACCAAGGCACACGTGCGGAGGATATCCAAAAGCAAAAGCTGGCTATTGAAGCGGCCCAGCAATCGTTGGACGCATCTCTGACAGGAGTGGAGACAGCCAAAAGAAATGCAGAGATTGCGCAAAAGACAGTGACCTCCAGACAACAGGCGCTTGAATTGGCTAAAGTCAATTACAACCGTATCAAAGCTCTGTATGATGCCGGAGCTGGAACCAAGGCGGACCTGGATAACGCCAAAAATCAACTGGATTCTGCCCAAATTGCGCTGGATACGGCCCGAGATCAGGTGGAGATTGCCAATAACCAGATTACTTCCGCCAGCAAACAATCCGACATTGCTAAAAATAGTATCGCCCAGCAGCAAACCGCTCTGGAAAAAATGGAGGCAGGCGCAACAGCGGAGGAACGCGAACAGGCCCGTATCAAAACAGAAAAGGCCAAGGAAGCACTAACCCAGACCTCGCAAACGCGAAAAGATGTTAAGAATAGTGAATACAATGTAGATCTTCTGGCTCAACAAAAGCAGGCATTAAGCGTTCAACTCAAAACCTTGGAATTGCAACGCGGACGTATGGTGCTGAAAGCATCCACAGACGGCAAAGTGTCACGTATTATACCGAAGATGGGAGAAATCGTGGCGACGGGTGCAACGGGTGTCGTTATTGAAACCAAGCAGCTATACTATGATATTTATGTGGATGAGGATTCCATGTCACAGTTTAAAGCAGGAGGCAATGTGACTTCCCACGTTGTAGCTTTAGACAAAGATATTCAGGGGAAAGTGAGGTACGTCACCTCTGCTCCACAGTATACCAATATGAGAATGAGTCGGGATAAAGGTCTGTCGGATACAAGCTCCTTCCAGGTGCGGGTAGATGTCCAGCGAACATCTGCATTGTTACCTGGAATGACGGTAGAGGTTGTGACGAAATGA
- a CDS encoding MarR family winged helix-turn-helix transcriptional regulator, producing the protein MNSDFNIKADPARINLLLEKFPNVDSQSLSTLVLFIQTAHEAYNGVSSRLNEYGLSIGNLKILMPLFLFERSLTSSELADFSGVTRSTATSVIDKLERDGIVRRSTLTDRRMIAISLTDEGKQLMIEKIPKFTLLFSDLMNEFTQEDHILFATLLKKLSSGLERIKRE; encoded by the coding sequence TTGAATTCTGATTTTAACATCAAGGCTGATCCTGCGAGAATCAATTTATTGTTGGAAAAATTCCCGAATGTTGACTCCCAGTCGTTGAGTACGTTAGTACTTTTTATACAGACAGCTCATGAAGCGTACAATGGTGTGTCATCCAGATTGAACGAATATGGGTTATCCATCGGAAATCTTAAGATCTTAATGCCTTTGTTTTTGTTTGAACGCTCGTTAACCTCGTCCGAATTAGCAGATTTTTCAGGGGTTACACGTTCAACTGCAACCAGTGTCATTGACAAGCTGGAACGGGATGGTATAGTCCGGCGAAGTACGCTGACAGATCGACGTATGATCGCGATCTCCTTGACTGATGAAGGAAAACAGTTAATGATTGAAAAAATTCCGAAGTTTACTCTGCTTTTTTCTGATTTAATGAATGAATTTACGCAGGAAGATCATATTCTTTTTGCTACGTTATTAAAGAAGCTATCCTCAGGTCTTGAACGGATAAAACGGGAATAA